The sequence ATGAGATCGGGGCGAATGTCAAGGGAGCCCCGGCCAGGATATACTGGCGCACCTTCGATCATGGAAATGCGGCTCCGCCGCAGGCGCCCCGTCCCGTCGCGCATGGGCTGTGCGGGAGGACGAATGTGCGCCCTTCGACTATCCGTGCACTTGTGCCCGGAACTGAGGTGAGGTGTGCCAAGACCACCCAGCATCGGACCCATGGTTCGGGTCATCGCCGGCGCGGCCCTGGGCGTTTTGGCGGCGAGCGCATGTCTGAGCCCGCCTCCTGTTGGCAGTTCTTCCCCTGCGCCGGCCGCGACCAGCTCGCCCACTCTCACAGCCGCTCCCTCCACACCCCAGCCGGGGACCACGGCTATCGAGGCTACTGCCGCGCCGATCCCTCGCATCCCGACCGGCTTACCCCTCTCCGATCTCGCCTATGCCGTGCCTCTGACCATCCGTCACGTCTCAACCGAGAGCGCCACCCTGTACTTCGAGCTGCAGACACCGTCGGCCGGGAGGGTGCTGGTCCAGCCCGAAGATGGCTCTGCCCTTCCGCTCGAAATCGCGCTTGACCCTTCGAACGCTCGTTGGCTGCGCACCCTGGAGGGATTGTCCCCGGCGACTCGCTATCGTGTCGTCGTCGCCCTGGAGGCGTCGGGTCAACCCGCCCAACAGCCCCAGTTCCGGTCCCGGGAATGGGGTCCGGTGAGCTTTCGTACCGTCGCCGAGCAAGGCGGGCTGAGGATCGGCGTGATCGGCGATGCCAGCTTCGGTGATCCATCCACCTTCGAGTTGGTGCGGCAGATGGAATCCGCCGATCTGGATTTCGTCCTGCACGCCGGGGATGTCGTCGATGAGACCGAAGCCGGGAGTGATCCATTTGACTCCTATGCTGAGAAGTTCTTCGCTCCCTTTGAACCCTTGCTGACTCAAATGCCGGTGTACACGGTCCTCGGGAATCACGACTACGACGCCGACATCCGCTACCAGGGAATGCCCTTCTACGATCATGCCTTCCCCCCGTTTCCCGGCGCAGAGATCCCGCAGCAGGGGCAGCCTGAGCGGCTTCAGTACTACGCCTTCGCCCGAGGCCAGGTCCAGTTCCTGATGCTGGACAGCCAAGTGTTCTTCGGCGTCGAAGGGCGGGAAGAAGAGACTCGCT comes from Anaerolineales bacterium and encodes:
- a CDS encoding metallophosphoesterase is translated as MVRVIAGAALGVLAASACLSPPPVGSSSPAPAATSSPTLTAAPSTPQPGTTAIEATAAPIPRIPTGLPLSDLAYAVPLTIRHVSTESATLYFELQTPSAGRVLVQPEDGSALPLEIALDPSNARWLRTLEGLSPATRYRVVVALEASGQPAQQPQFRSREWGPVSFRTVAEQGGLRIGVIGDASFGDPSTFELVRQMESADLDFVLHAGDVVDETEAGSDPFDSYAEKFFAPFEPLLTQMPVYTVLGNHDYDADIRYQGMPFYDHAFPPFPGAEIPQQGQPERLQYYAFARGQVQFLMLDSQVFFGVEGREEETRWLEERLSDSRYRLTIPVLHVAPYSSSSVHPTNSLPMRQGWVPLFEGAGVPLSFSGHFHEYERLIARGITFIVSGGGSSRLYAPGEELPESQVFARRTHFVLMEIDSDRIELTAIALGGEVLDQAVISLPPISG